The Altererythrobacter sp. ZODW24 genome window below encodes:
- a CDS encoding Bax inhibitor-1/YccA family protein: MADWNDPQRTRPGFGSAPGLDGQVADRTTFDAGLRKHMLSIYNYMASGVLLTGVVALMFARSGAAATILGGGGILSWIIMLAPLGFVLAMSFGQNKFSTATLQIMFWAFAIAMGLSLSSIFLVYTGASIAATFFATAGAFAGLSLFGYTTKKDLSGMGTFLIMGVIGLFIAMLLNMWLQSGPLDLAISAIGVLIFAGLTAYDTQRLKTEYVAISQAIAQNPAVAEQYPLGKRVILGALSLYLDFINMFLFLLRFMGSRD, encoded by the coding sequence ATGGCTGATTGGAACGACCCACAGCGGACCCGTCCGGGCTTCGGTTCGGCTCCGGGCCTCGATGGTCAGGTTGCAGATCGGACGACGTTCGACGCAGGCCTGCGCAAACATATGCTTTCGATTTACAACTACATGGCGTCGGGCGTTTTGCTGACCGGTGTGGTTGCTTTGATGTTCGCCCGTTCGGGTGCTGCAGCGACGATCCTTGGTGGCGGTGGTATCCTTAGCTGGATTATCATGCTCGCGCCGCTTGGTTTCGTCTTAGCGATGAGCTTCGGACAGAACAAATTCAGCACTGCGACGCTCCAGATCATGTTCTGGGCATTCGCAATTGCGATGGGCCTCTCGCTCTCATCGATTTTCCTCGTTTATACGGGGGCATCAATCGCAGCGACATTCTTCGCAACGGCGGGCGCATTCGCCGGTCTGAGCCTGTTTGGCTACACCACGAAGAAGGACCTGTCCGGCATGGGCACGTTCCTGATCATGGGTGTCATCGGCCTGTTCATCGCCATGCTGCTGAACATGTGGCTGCAGTCGGGCCCGCTTGATCTGGCGATCAGTGCCATTGGCGTTCTGATTTTTGCCGGTCTTACGGCTTACGATACGCAGCGTTTGAAGACGGAATATGTCGCGATCAGTCAGGCAATTGCACAGAACCCTGCGGTTGCTGAACAGTATCCGCTTGGTAAACGCGTCATTCTTGGCGCACTCAGCCTGTATCTCGACTTCATCAACATGTTCCTGTTCCTGCTCCGCTTCATGGGCAGTCGCGATTGA
- the proC gene encoding pyrroline-5-carboxylate reductase, whose translation MDNFDKTLLIAGCGNMGGAMLDGWLAAGMPPSQITVMDRSRPEKSDGVRLIRNLPHGERFDYILLGFKPHQLGDLAPELAKCLDADTAILSMLAGVQCGVLADTFPAADARIRVMPNLAVALGKSPIALAATDDLTPAARAEVDQLMVPLGTGEWIGEDEFDLVTALAGSGPAFVYRFIDALAAGAAELGLPREQADRLALAMVEGAASLAARSDHSPAALADRVASPGGVTRMGMDVMDDGGRMEELATDVLRAARDRSAQMAEEARKKG comes from the coding sequence ATGGACAATTTCGACAAGACATTGCTGATCGCTGGTTGCGGAAATATGGGCGGCGCGATGCTTGATGGCTGGCTTGCTGCCGGAATGCCGCCGTCGCAGATCACAGTGATGGACCGTTCACGGCCTGAGAAAAGCGACGGAGTGCGCTTGATCCGCAATCTCCCTCATGGCGAGCGGTTCGACTATATCCTGCTCGGCTTCAAACCGCACCAACTGGGCGATCTCGCGCCTGAACTGGCTAAGTGCTTGGACGCGGACACGGCCATTCTTTCGATGTTGGCAGGTGTGCAATGTGGTGTCTTGGCAGATACCTTCCCGGCAGCAGACGCGCGCATCAGAGTGATGCCCAACCTTGCCGTGGCGCTGGGCAAATCACCGATTGCCTTGGCTGCAACGGATGATCTGACGCCGGCGGCGCGGGCGGAAGTTGATCAGTTGATGGTGCCTTTGGGAACGGGCGAGTGGATCGGTGAAGACGAGTTTGACCTCGTGACTGCTTTGGCCGGATCTGGTCCAGCATTCGTCTACCGCTTCATCGATGCCTTGGCCGCAGGCGCTGCTGAGCTGGGGCTACCGCGTGAACAGGCGGACCGCTTGGCATTGGCAATGGTGGAGGGGGCAGCATCGCTCGCTGCACGTTCAGATCATTCGCCCGCAGCGCTTGCCGACCGTGTCGCCAGCCCCGGCGGGGTTACGCGAATGGGTATGGATGTGATGGATGACGGGGGCCGGATGGAGGAACTTGCGACCGACGTCTTGCGTGCGGCGCGTGATCGCAGCGCGCAAATGGCTGAAGAGGCGCGCAAAAAAGGTTAA
- a CDS encoding YbjN domain-containing protein → MRTSQQQLNAADDAAPVDMLANLFEARGWPCEFVSDDEISGEIQGSWATYQLRCIWRADDHVLQLLCLPDIRVPVPKREPMVELVALVNEQLWLGHFDIWSNGSVLLYRHGLMLGQDGLLGLDQAQSIVELAIEECDRFYPAFQFVMWGDKAPKDALDSALVDAAGEA, encoded by the coding sequence ATGAGGACGAGCCAGCAGCAGCTAAACGCCGCAGACGATGCAGCGCCCGTCGATATGCTCGCCAACCTGTTTGAGGCGCGCGGTTGGCCGTGTGAATTCGTGTCCGACGACGAAATTTCCGGGGAAATTCAAGGCAGTTGGGCAACCTATCAGCTGCGCTGCATATGGCGCGCGGACGATCACGTGCTGCAATTGTTGTGTCTGCCCGACATTCGCGTGCCGGTACCAAAGCGCGAGCCGATGGTGGAGCTGGTCGCTCTGGTCAACGAACAGCTTTGGCTGGGGCATTTTGACATCTGGTCGAATGGCAGCGTGCTGCTTTACCGGCACGGTTTGATGCTCGGCCAAGACGGGCTGCTTGGCCTTGATCAGGCCCAATCCATTGTCGAATTGGCGATCGAGGAATGCGACCGCTTCTATCCTGCATTCCAGTTTGTGATGTGGGGTGACAAGGCTCCGAAGGATGCGCTCGACAGCGCGCTGGTTGATGCCGCCGGAGAAGCTTGA
- a CDS encoding SPOR domain-containing protein, whose amino-acid sequence MAQTSTEVVQPLPPEGVNELNEALRRLARNSRNVSALIDAGDAALRLNDTDAAIGFYGRADELSPGNARVKMGLASAYVRRESPLQALRLFNEAERAGVSSAALAGDRGLAYDLVGDTERAQKFYYQALTLRRDDEVTRRLALSQAIAGDRKSFEATLLPLLRREDLGAFRIRSFGLAILGEDKEAIKIAEAVMPRNLSRRLKPYLRYMDRLTPAQQAAAVHFGNFPQTAQIGQDDPRIASYSSSSRTGRTASAADRSLTPQGEPLGPRGQPPSEPNVTRGRSEMVVTTLPRVATAEAAPEAVKELPASAPVVASVSEPIVQQVTEGPPSEVSTAVETALQAAGRGRETAVRPSVSVATTELKETPGIFPDADAGVEPKPVLVDSVSRPATPAPLIPPAQNAAAPTQAVSNVPTVSGAASVADAFADFNLAPSPSTASAGGVDITAIKPAVEAAEKAAPEPAKPTEPRRFWVQIATGKDRSALRFDWRRLSRKAPNLLGKQEGYLASWNQTNRLVTGPFKTLRAARDFVTELGKADVDSFTFTSAEGEKVDPLS is encoded by the coding sequence TTGGCTCAAACATCGACTGAAGTGGTGCAGCCTCTGCCGCCTGAAGGCGTGAACGAGCTCAACGAAGCGTTGCGCCGTCTGGCGCGTAATTCGCGTAATGTGAGTGCTCTGATCGACGCTGGCGATGCGGCGCTTCGTCTCAATGATACTGACGCAGCGATAGGCTTTTATGGCCGCGCGGATGAGCTTTCGCCCGGCAATGCACGTGTGAAAATGGGGCTCGCTAGCGCCTATGTCCGCCGTGAGAGCCCGCTCCAGGCCTTGCGCCTGTTTAACGAGGCTGAGCGTGCCGGAGTATCTTCGGCGGCTTTGGCTGGTGACCGGGGGCTGGCCTATGACCTTGTCGGCGATACGGAACGCGCCCAGAAGTTCTATTATCAGGCTCTCACACTGCGGCGCGACGATGAAGTTACGCGCCGCTTGGCTCTAAGTCAGGCTATTGCCGGCGACCGCAAGAGCTTTGAGGCGACATTGCTCCCCTTGCTGAGACGTGAAGATTTGGGTGCATTTCGCATCCGCAGCTTCGGCCTCGCAATTTTGGGTGAAGACAAGGAAGCGATCAAGATTGCTGAAGCAGTGATGCCTCGCAATCTGTCACGGCGGCTCAAACCTTACCTGCGTTATATGGACCGATTGACCCCCGCGCAGCAGGCAGCGGCCGTCCATTTCGGCAATTTCCCGCAAACTGCGCAAATTGGCCAAGATGATCCGCGTATTGCTAGCTACTCTTCATCCTCACGCACCGGGCGGACAGCAAGCGCGGCAGATCGCAGCCTGACCCCGCAAGGGGAACCGCTGGGGCCACGCGGCCAGCCGCCGAGTGAACCCAATGTAACGCGTGGCCGGTCAGAGATGGTGGTCACGACATTGCCGCGTGTCGCAACAGCGGAAGCGGCACCTGAGGCAGTCAAAGAGCTTCCCGCGTCGGCACCAGTCGTGGCAAGTGTAAGCGAGCCCATCGTGCAGCAGGTCACAGAAGGTCCTCCGTCAGAGGTGTCCACGGCAGTCGAAACTGCCCTACAGGCAGCCGGACGAGGTCGCGAAACCGCTGTTCGGCCATCTGTTTCCGTTGCCACAACTGAATTGAAGGAGACGCCTGGGATATTCCCAGATGCGGACGCCGGTGTGGAGCCGAAACCCGTGCTGGTAGACAGCGTTAGCAGGCCAGCGACGCCAGCGCCCCTTATTCCGCCCGCCCAAAATGCGGCGGCACCGACACAAGCCGTAAGTAATGTGCCAACTGTTAGCGGAGCAGCCAGCGTTGCCGATGCATTCGCCGACTTCAATTTGGCACCTAGTCCCTCCACGGCGTCTGCGGGGGGCGTGGACATCACTGCAATAAAGCCGGCGGTCGAAGCGGCAGAAAAAGCGGCTCCGGAGCCCGCTAAACCCACTGAACCGCGCCGCTTTTGGGTCCAGATCGCCACTGGCAAAGACCGCAGCGCTCTGCGCTTCGACTGGCGGCGCCTGTCGCGTAAGGCGCCGAATCTCCTAGGTAAGCAAGAGGGATATCTTGCTAGCTGGAATCAGACAAATCGCCTTGTCACTGGTCCGTTCAAGACCTTGCGGGCCGCGCGCGACTTTGTGACCGAGCTTGGCAAGGCGGACGTTGACTCTTTCACCTTCACCAGTGCCGAAGGCGAGAAGGTTGATCCGCTTTCCTAA
- the ftsZ gene encoding cell division protein FtsZ — translation MSINIGPPASEELRPKIMVVGVGGAGGNAIANMIAAEIEGVEFIVANTDAQALNISNVSERIQLGPDITGGLGAGARPEVGKAAAEETVAEIEAALEGVNMCFIAAGMGGGTGTGAAPVIAEAARRKGVLTVGVVTKPFLFEGTRRMRAAEAGIEELQEHVDTLIVIPNQNLFLVAKADTTFKQAFELADEVLQQGVRSITDLMVMPGLINLDFADVRSVMSEMGKAMMGTGEGEGENRALEAAERAIANPLLDGVSMQGAKGVIISIIGGEDMKLLEVDEAANHIRELVDEDANIIWGSAFNPSLDGRIRVSVVATGIDGSGVAVQPGASQAFSLSGNRAPKRPVLELPEDDAAEDVDDTFELTEPSEPVAAQAEPEPYEPEEDVGLAEPAADEGQGQLDGDGGFGGAEEAEAAEVAEEVQEEAPLDLGEIAQDDGSADGDGDSDELLLNADKLAEADEPAETMLSGRRRGLVAKGEATGGGVDDADIAEAAGDAPAAPAAAPAAAAAAGGAGSTLFERMANLSRGSSSDDEDEDEDGDGEDKDGSALSIPRFLGRQNNQ, via the coding sequence ATGAGCATCAATATCGGTCCGCCCGCTTCTGAAGAGCTCCGCCCAAAAATTATGGTTGTCGGCGTCGGTGGCGCTGGCGGCAATGCGATCGCCAATATGATCGCTGCCGAGATTGAGGGCGTTGAGTTCATCGTCGCCAATACCGACGCGCAGGCACTCAATATCTCCAATGTCTCCGAGCGTATTCAGCTTGGTCCCGACATTACCGGCGGCCTCGGCGCTGGCGCTCGTCCCGAAGTCGGGAAAGCTGCTGCTGAGGAAACTGTCGCTGAGATTGAGGCGGCGCTTGAGGGCGTGAACATGTGCTTCATCGCTGCTGGCATGGGCGGCGGTACCGGAACCGGTGCTGCTCCGGTGATCGCCGAGGCCGCACGTCGCAAGGGTGTGCTGACCGTTGGTGTTGTGACCAAGCCATTCTTGTTCGAAGGTACGCGCCGCATGCGTGCAGCCGAAGCGGGCATCGAAGAGCTGCAAGAGCACGTCGACACGCTGATAGTGATTCCGAACCAGAACCTGTTCCTGGTTGCCAAAGCTGACACGACCTTCAAACAAGCGTTCGAACTGGCTGACGAAGTGCTGCAGCAAGGCGTCCGTTCGATCACCGATCTGATGGTGATGCCGGGTCTGATTAATCTCGATTTCGCCGATGTTCGCTCGGTAATGAGCGAAATGGGCAAGGCTATGATGGGTACAGGCGAGGGCGAAGGTGAAAACCGCGCACTCGAAGCTGCAGAACGCGCCATCGCCAATCCGCTGCTCGACGGCGTGTCGATGCAAGGCGCCAAAGGTGTGATCATCTCGATCATCGGCGGCGAAGATATGAAGCTGCTCGAAGTTGACGAGGCTGCGAACCACATCCGCGAACTTGTCGACGAAGATGCTAACATCATTTGGGGCTCGGCGTTCAACCCCAGTCTCGACGGCCGTATTCGCGTATCGGTGGTTGCCACCGGGATCGACGGAAGCGGCGTAGCGGTGCAGCCAGGCGCCAGCCAAGCGTTCTCGCTCAGCGGAAATCGCGCGCCAAAGCGCCCGGTTCTGGAACTGCCCGAAGATGATGCGGCAGAAGATGTAGATGACACCTTCGAACTGACCGAGCCGAGCGAGCCCGTTGCTGCTCAGGCCGAGCCAGAGCCTTACGAGCCAGAAGAGGATGTCGGCCTTGCCGAGCCGGCCGCTGACGAAGGGCAGGGGCAGCTCGACGGAGATGGCGGATTTGGCGGAGCCGAAGAAGCCGAAGCCGCAGAAGTTGCTGAAGAAGTGCAGGAGGAAGCACCGCTTGACCTTGGCGAAATCGCTCAAGATGACGGGAGTGCGGATGGCGATGGTGACAGTGATGAACTGTTGCTCAATGCTGATAAACTTGCGGAAGCCGATGAGCCAGCCGAAACGATGTTGAGCGGTCGCCGCCGCGGCCTGGTGGCTAAGGGCGAAGCGACCGGCGGCGGAGTTGATGATGCCGATATTGCCGAGGCAGCAGGTGATGCGCCAGCCGCACCGGCAGCGGCACCCGCTGCGGCAGCCGCCGCAGGTGGTGCTGGCAGCACTTTGTTCGAACGGATGGCGAATCTTTCGCGTGGTTCTTCCAGCGATGATGAGGATGAAGACGAGGACGGTGATGGCGAGGACAAGGATGGCTCAGCTTTGAGCATTCCGCGTTTCCTCGGGCGTCAGAACAACCAGTAA
- the ftsA gene encoding cell division protein FtsA: MGTPRISRVFGAINIGSFRISAMITGISETGEMVVLGSGHRAAQGIHRGYVTDMAAATYAIRDAIERAEKIAGTSVSSVWIGASGAGLASDVAKVDIDIGGRRIEEDDIEHLLVSARDTIQPDGRIVLHAQPAHYTLDGAHGVANPKGLHAERLGVHIHVMMADGAPLRNLTEAVESAHLEVEAVVASPIAAGYACLSPEERELGVAMIEFGAEVTNVSLYAGGMLLGLTSIPIGSADMTDAIASAFGIRRFQAERLKCVAGSAIASPTDHREMIPVNGPGEEGPGNDGGELARHADEKNRIPRAELVSVITTQLGELTDEVNKALKGMGFTGNSGQQVVLTGGGAELAGLADFVQGALGRPVRIGKPPAMRGLPEAHATPGFATLAGLCLYAAADPVDIRSIESGRQTTTSYSGFGMVNRLVQAAKEYF; encoded by the coding sequence ATGGGCACTCCGCGTATTTCCCGCGTCTTTGGCGCAATTAACATTGGTTCATTCCGTATTTCCGCCATGATCACTGGCATTTCCGAGACTGGCGAAATGGTAGTGCTTGGTTCTGGCCACCGCGCCGCCCAAGGAATCCACCGCGGCTATGTCACTGATATGGCCGCTGCGACTTATGCGATCCGCGATGCTATCGAGCGCGCCGAAAAGATCGCCGGAACAAGTGTATCGAGCGTATGGATCGGTGCATCCGGCGCAGGTCTTGCGAGTGATGTTGCCAAGGTCGATATCGATATTGGCGGCCGCCGGATTGAGGAAGACGATATCGAGCATTTGCTCGTCAGCGCGCGCGATACGATCCAGCCTGATGGACGGATCGTACTGCATGCGCAGCCGGCGCATTACACACTTGATGGCGCACACGGGGTAGCTAATCCCAAGGGGCTTCATGCAGAACGCCTGGGCGTGCATATCCATGTCATGATGGCTGATGGTGCACCGCTTAGAAACCTGACTGAAGCAGTCGAGAGCGCGCATTTGGAAGTCGAAGCTGTTGTCGCCTCGCCAATTGCGGCTGGTTACGCGTGCCTTAGCCCCGAAGAACGCGAACTCGGCGTGGCGATGATCGAATTCGGCGCGGAGGTTACCAATGTCAGCCTGTACGCTGGCGGTATGCTGCTAGGTCTGACGTCGATCCCCATCGGTTCGGCAGATATGACTGATGCGATTGCTTCAGCCTTTGGCATCCGCCGCTTTCAAGCTGAGCGCCTGAAATGCGTTGCTGGCAGCGCCATCGCCAGCCCGACCGATCACCGTGAGATGATCCCCGTGAATGGCCCGGGCGAAGAAGGTCCCGGCAATGATGGGGGCGAGCTGGCGCGCCATGCGGACGAAAAGAACCGCATTCCGCGCGCTGAACTGGTGTCGGTTATCACGACCCAGCTCGGTGAGCTTACCGATGAAGTAAACAAAGCCCTCAAAGGTATGGGTTTTACGGGAAACAGCGGGCAGCAGGTTGTCTTGACTGGCGGCGGAGCAGAACTCGCTGGCTTAGCCGATTTTGTCCAAGGTGCGCTTGGCCGTCCGGTGCGGATTGGCAAGCCGCCCGCGATGCGCGGGCTGCCTGAAGCGCATGCCACACCCGGCTTTGCCACGCTCGCCGGCCTATGCCTTTATGCCGCAGCGGACCCGGTCGATATTCGTTCAATTGAATCCGGCAGGCAGACTACAACCAGCTATTCCGGCTTCGGAATGGTCAACCGTTTGGTCCAAGCGGCCAAGGAATACTTCTGA
- a CDS encoding cell division protein FtsQ/DivIB: MSTTIKRKGKGVRRSAAAKGRASTARKARAKTGSALDSVMAILPFTEEQLHRIFLAVILGGAVALAWFVASLAGVPAMAERQIAGLASDAGFEVRGVQIRGVERMNELKVYERVLGQQDRAMPLVDLGAVREELLELSWVKDARVSRQLPTTLVVDIVERVPHAVLKKPKRLVLIDAEGIELEPISKDNAKGRLLVSGPGAQNQVAALGKLLDSAPALKPQVSEAEWVGNRRWNLTFTTDQVLALPQGESTSSTALVSFARLDGVNRLLGGKVATFDMRAPERIYMRIPGRAQEMLDAKGSAN, from the coding sequence ATGAGCACAACGATCAAACGCAAGGGCAAGGGCGTGCGTCGCTCAGCCGCAGCGAAGGGGCGGGCTAGCACGGCACGAAAAGCGCGCGCTAAAACCGGCTCTGCTCTGGACAGCGTAATGGCGATCTTGCCTTTCACTGAAGAGCAGCTGCACCGCATTTTCCTTGCTGTAATCCTCGGCGGTGCCGTGGCGCTCGCGTGGTTTGTCGCGAGTTTAGCTGGCGTGCCAGCGATGGCCGAACGGCAAATTGCTGGCCTCGCCTCGGATGCAGGCTTCGAAGTGCGCGGTGTCCAAATCCGCGGTGTCGAGCGGATGAATGAACTCAAGGTCTACGAACGGGTACTGGGCCAGCAGGATCGCGCGATGCCGCTGGTCGATCTAGGCGCTGTGCGCGAAGAATTGCTGGAACTCAGCTGGGTGAAGGACGCCCGCGTTTCGCGGCAGCTTCCCACCACGTTGGTCGTTGATATTGTTGAGCGCGTTCCGCATGCCGTGCTGAAGAAGCCGAAGCGGTTGGTGCTGATCGACGCAGAAGGCATCGAACTCGAGCCGATCTCGAAAGATAACGCTAAGGGCCGTCTTCTAGTGTCAGGCCCTGGCGCGCAAAACCAAGTGGCTGCGCTGGGCAAGCTGCTGGATTCAGCCCCAGCGCTGAAGCCGCAAGTTTCCGAAGCCGAATGGGTTGGCAATCGCCGCTGGAACCTGACCTTCACCACCGATCAGGTGCTGGCGTTGCCGCAAGGCGAAAGCACCTCGTCCACTGCGCTTGTGTCTTTCGCTCGCCTCGACGGTGTTAACCGGCTGCTTGGAGGGAAGGTAGCGACATTCGATATGCGTGCGCCTGAGCGTATTTACATGCGTATTCCAGGGCGGGCGCAGGAAATGCTCGACGCCAAGGGAAGTGCTAACTGA
- a CDS encoding D-alanine--D-alanine ligase: MNDLPKLKIVVLMGGWANERPVSLMSGNGVADALEARGHDVTRIDMDRQVAARIAEAAPDVVFNALHGVPGEDGTVQGMLDLMGVPYTHSGLATSVIAIDKELTKQALVPAGIPMPGGRIVESASLHERDPLPRPYVLKPVNEGSSVGVAIVTDESNYGNPIRADAEGPWQDFDQLLAEPFIRGLELTTAVIGDRALAVTELKPKSGFYDFDAKYTDGMTDHICPADIPDNIRDLCLDYALKAHRVLGCKGTSRTDYRWDDTLGEAGLFVLETNTQPGMTPLSLVPEQAKYCGMEYGDLVEAIVAEALRDHADKDTAGGQGE, from the coding sequence ATGAATGATCTACCCAAACTCAAGATTGTCGTCCTGATGGGTGGCTGGGCCAACGAACGCCCGGTATCGTTGATGAGCGGCAACGGGGTCGCTGACGCGTTGGAAGCGCGCGGCCATGATGTGACGCGAATTGATATGGACCGGCAGGTTGCGGCGCGCATTGCCGAGGCCGCGCCAGATGTCGTGTTCAACGCGCTCCACGGCGTCCCGGGCGAAGATGGCACCGTGCAAGGCATGCTCGATCTGATGGGTGTTCCCTATACGCACTCGGGGCTCGCAACGTCCGTGATCGCCATCGACAAGGAATTGACCAAGCAGGCACTTGTCCCCGCAGGCATTCCCATGCCGGGTGGCCGGATCGTCGAGAGCGCGAGCCTGCATGAGCGTGACCCGCTGCCGCGCCCCTATGTGCTGAAACCGGTCAATGAAGGTTCCAGTGTCGGCGTTGCAATTGTCACTGACGAGAGCAATTACGGCAATCCTATCCGCGCCGATGCGGAGGGACCATGGCAAGATTTTGACCAGTTGTTGGCCGAGCCTTTCATTCGGGGGTTGGAACTGACGACCGCCGTAATTGGCGACCGCGCGTTGGCAGTGACCGAGCTGAAGCCGAAGTCCGGCTTCTACGATTTCGATGCGAAATATACGGACGGTATGACGGATCATATCTGCCCCGCTGATATCCCCGATAACATCCGTGATTTGTGCCTCGACTACGCCTTGAAAGCGCACCGCGTGTTGGGCTGTAAAGGCACAAGCCGGACAGATTATCGCTGGGACGACACTCTGGGCGAGGCGGGCTTGTTTGTGCTGGAAACCAACACGCAGCCGGGCATGACGCCGCTCAGCCTAGTGCCGGAACAGGCAAAATATTGCGGTATGGAGTATGGCGATCTGGTTGAGGCTATCGTGGCCGAGGCACTGCGCGATCACGCTGACAAAGACACTGCTGGGGGGCAGGGCGAATGA
- the murB gene encoding UDP-N-acetylmuramate dehydrogenase yields the protein MAPSSDVDECSAKALDVVGIRGKLTANAPLAKLVWFKSGGNADWLFEPADLDDLKSFLEQVGGSLPVMGLGLGSNLIIRDGGVPGVVIRLGKPFAAAKDTGDSVMQCGGGASGILVSSTARDAGIAGLEFLRGIPGTVGGFVRMNGGAYGREVSDILVDCDVVMPDGNCVSLTTRDLEYSYRHSALLDGAIVVSARLKGEPGDPAVIGAEMDRIAAAREESQPLRTKTGGSTFKNPEGGKAWQLVDAAGCRGLMVGGAQVSEKHTNFLINKDHATSADIEALGEEVRRRVMSSEGVDLEWEIKRVGRP from the coding sequence ATGGCCCCTTCTTCCGACGTGGATGAATGCAGCGCGAAGGCGCTCGACGTTGTTGGTATTCGCGGCAAACTGACCGCAAATGCGCCGCTAGCAAAACTCGTTTGGTTCAAATCGGGCGGCAATGCCGACTGGTTGTTTGAACCGGCTGACTTGGACGATCTCAAGAGCTTTCTGGAGCAGGTTGGTGGTAGTCTGCCGGTTATGGGCCTCGGTCTGGGCTCAAATCTGATTATCCGCGATGGCGGCGTCCCTGGAGTGGTAATCCGGCTGGGCAAGCCATTCGCCGCTGCCAAAGACACTGGTGACAGCGTGATGCAATGCGGTGGCGGCGCTAGCGGCATTCTGGTGTCCTCGACAGCGCGTGACGCAGGTATCGCCGGTCTAGAATTTTTGCGCGGAATTCCCGGTACTGTGGGCGGTTTCGTCCGCATGAATGGCGGCGCCTATGGCCGCGAAGTTTCGGACATTCTGGTTGATTGCGATGTCGTGATGCCAGACGGAAACTGCGTGAGTCTGACTACGCGTGATCTTGAATACTCTTATCGCCATTCTGCGCTGCTCGATGGCGCGATAGTTGTGTCGGCCCGCCTCAAAGGCGAGCCCGGCGATCCAGCCGTAATCGGCGCAGAGATGGACCGCATTGCTGCCGCGCGTGAAGAGTCTCAGCCATTGCGCACCAAGACCGGCGGATCGACCTTCAAGAACCCAGAAGGTGGCAAGGCTTGGCAACTTGTCGATGCAGCCGGATGCCGCGGGCTGATGGTTGGCGGCGCGCAAGTGAGCGAGAAGCACACCAACTTCCTGATCAACAAAGACCACGCCACAAGCGCTGATATCGAGGCGTTAGGCGAAGAGGTGCGCCGGCGCGTGATGAGCAGCGAAGGCGTCGACCTCGAATGGGAAATCAAGCGGGTGGGCAGACCATGA